Proteins encoded by one window of Glycine soja cultivar W05 chromosome 15, ASM419377v2, whole genome shotgun sequence:
- the LOC114388186 gene encoding dormancy-associated protein 1-like encodes MVLLEKLWDDVVAGPQPERGLGKLRKLTTLKTIDEGESSKLQKTLSMPSTPTTPMTPTTPTTPGSARKADNVWRSVFHPGSNSATKTIGAQMFDKPLPNTPTVYDWLYSGETRSRHR; translated from the exons ATGGTTCTGCTAGAGAAGCTCTGGGATGATGTTGTGGCTGGCCCTCAACCTGAGCGGGGCCTTGGCAAGCTCAGAAAACTCACCACCCTCAAAACTA TTGATGAAGGAGAAAGTAGCAAGCTGCAGAAGACGTTGTCGATGCCGTCGACACCAACAACCCCGATGACTCCGACGACTCCAACGACACCGGGATCGGCCCGTAAAGCTGACAACGTTTGGAGGAGCGTCTTCCATCCTGGGAGCAACTCCGCCACAAAGACCATCGGTGCTCAGATGTTTGACAAACCACTTCCCAACACTCCCACTGTCTATGACTG